A genome region from Nycticebus coucang isolate mNycCou1 chromosome 4, mNycCou1.pri, whole genome shotgun sequence includes the following:
- the LOC128583502 gene encoding 39S ribosomal protein L42, mitochondrial-like, with amino-acid sequence MAGAAVKWVISKRSILKHLFPIQNGVLYCVCHKPTYSSLPDDYNCKVELALTSDGRTIVCYHPSVDIPYEHTKPIPLPDPVCNNEETHDQVLKTRLAEKSECLEQGPMIEQLSKMFFTTKHRWYPRGQYHTRRKKLNPPKDR; translated from the coding sequence ATGGCTGGAGCAGCAGTAAAATGGGTGATATCAAAGAGAAGTATcttgaaacatttatttccaaTCCAAAATGGAGTTTTATATTGTGTTTGTCATAAACCTACATATTCTTCTCTACCAGATGACTATAATTGCAAAGTGGAGCTTGCTTTGACATCTGATGGCAGGACAATAGTATGCTACCACCCTTCTGTGGACATTCCATATGAACACACAAAACCTATTCCTCTACCAGATCCTGTGTGTAATAATGAAGAAACACATGATCAAGTGCTGAAAACTAGATTAGCAGAAAAAAGTGAATGCCTTGAACAAGGACCCATGATAGAACAACTTAGCAAAATGTTCTTTACTACTAAGCACCGTTGGTATCCTCGTGGACAGTATCACACTCGTCGTAAGAAACTGAATCCTCCAAAGGACAGATGA